A window of Strix aluco isolate bStrAlu1 chromosome 2, bStrAlu1.hap1, whole genome shotgun sequence contains these coding sequences:
- the SPART gene encoding spartin isoform X3 produces MEQLQGPVMQEDANIKAINEEYRKAFIFINKGLNTDELGQKEEARSYYKQGLDHLLRGVSIPSQGPACVGSQWESARQMQQKMRETLRNVHARLGILEQNTPPVQASPAAMDAPAGVSKLYPSIPSKEKPERPPAPNSLFLPRQPPAADGSVATVSQGQTGAMSPSSAKPLCLPNEAPPAYTPQATNGHFTVSYGTDSGEFSSVGEDYYSKCTQPPPLENLGVDADELILIPQGVQIFFVTPDGQVSAPSYPGYLRIVKFLDTDSETAQNRPPAFLQVCDWLYPLMCNQSPVLCCNTGVYMFPDTMSQIPGSYVGVVLSSELPAADRELFEDLLKQMSDLRIQVPGSHERVGLSSELPATERAHFEDKFKQMSGHKVQPSEASSDTVNLPQTVRIQPQPEGAENQKELPEWSEKVAHGILSGASWVSWGLIKGAEYTGKAIHKGASKLREHIQPEEKPLEVNPTVAKGLHVAKQATGGAVKVSQFLVEGVCSIASCVGKELAPHMKKHGSKLVPESLKKDKDGKSTFDGALVVAASGIQGFATVWQGLESAAKCIAKSVSTETVKTVKYKYKNRKCGDQQSTATKSEKQ; encoded by the exons ATGGAACAACTGCAGGGTCCAGTTATGCAAGAAGATGCAAATATTAAAGCTATTAATGAAGAGTACAGGAAAGCCTTTATTTTTATCAATAAAGGACTGAATACAGATGAACTGGGTCAGAAGGAAGAGGCAAGAAGTTATTATAAGCAAGGGCTTGACCACTTGCTCCGAGGAGTTAGCATTCCATCGCAGGGCCCTGCATGTGTCGGGTCCCAGTGGGAGTCTGCCAGGCAAATGCAACAGAAGATGAGGGAGACGCTCCGAAATGTTCATGCTCGACTCGGCATTCTAGAACAAAACACCCCACCCGTACAAGCAAGTCCTGCTGCAATGGATGCCCCTGCTGGGGTGTCCAAGCTGTACCCATCCATTCCTTCCAAAGAAAAGCCAGAAAGACCCCCAGCCCCTAATTCTCTGTTCCTACCACGTCAGCCACCTGCAGCAGATGGAAGTGTTGCAACTGTGAGCCAGGGGCAAACTGGAGCTATGAGTCCATCATCTGCAAAACCTCTTTGTCTGCCAAATGAAGCACCTCCTGCCTATACTCCTCAAGCTACCAATGGCCATTTTACTGTGTCTTATGGCACAGACTCTGGGGAGTTTTCTTCTGTAGGTGAGGACTACTACAGTAAGTGTACTCAGCCACCTCCCCTTGAAAACCTGGGAGTGGATGCAGATGAGCTGATCTTGATTCCCCAAGGAGTACAGATATTCTTTGTGACTCCTGATGGGCAGGTTAGTGCTCCTTCGTATCCTGGATATCTACGCATTGTGAAGTTCTTGGATACAGATAGTGAGACGGCCCAGAATCGTCCACCTGCATTTCTTCAG GTTTGTGACTGGTTGTATCCTCTAATGTGTAACCAGTCTCCTGTTCTGTGCTGCAATACTGGAGTCTACATGTTCCCTGACACGATGTCCCAGATACCAGGGTCCTACGTGGGAGTAGTGCTGTCTTCAGAACTTCCAGCAGCTGACAGAGAGCTGTTTGAGGATCTCTTAAAACAGATGTCTGACCTTCGAATCCAA GTGCCAGGATCCCATGAGAGAGTAGGGTTATCTTCAGAGCTCCCAGCAACTGAGAGAGCGCATTTTGAAGATAAATTTAAACAGATGTCTGGCCACAAAGTCCAG CCTTCAGAAGCCTCTAGTGATACAGTTAACTTGCCTCAGACTGTACGTATCCAACCACAACCTGAAGGAGCAGAAAATCAGAAAGAGTTGCCAGAGTGGAGTGAGAAAGTTGCCCATGGAATCTTGTCAG GTGCATCTTGGGTAAGCTGGGGCCTAATAAAAGGAGCAGAATATACTGGCAAAGCTATCCACAAAGGAGCTTCTAAACTGCGAGAACACATTCAACCAGAAGAAAAACCTCTAGAAGTCAACCCAACTGTGGCAAAGGGACTTCATGTAGCAAAACAGGCTACAGGAGGAGCTGTGAAAGTCAGCCAGTTCTTAG TTGAGGGAGTGTGTTCCATAGCAAGCTGTGTCGGAAAGGAGCTGGCTCCACACATGAAGAAGCATGGCAGCAAATTAGTTCCAGAATCCCTTAAGAAAGATAAAGATGGCAAATCCACTTTTGATGGTGCTCTGGTGGTAGCAGCAAGTGGAATTCAAG GGTTTGCAACAGTGTGGCAAGGTTTAGAAAGTGCAGCGAAGTGCATTGCTAAAAGTGTTTCAACCGAGACTGTAAAAACTGTCAAATACAA
- the SPART gene encoding spartin isoform X1: MEQLQGPVMQEDANIKAINEEYRKAFIFINKGLNTDELGQKEEARSYYKQGLDHLLRGVSIPSQGPACVGSQWESARQMQQKMRETLRNVHARLGILEQNTPPVQASPAAMDAPAGVSKLYPSIPSKEKPERPPAPNSLFLPRQPPAADGSVATVSQGQTGAMSPSSAKPLCLPNEAPPAYTPQATNGHFTVSYGTDSGEFSSVGEDYYSKCTQPPPLENLGVDADELILIPQGVQIFFVTPDGQVSAPSYPGYLRIVKFLDTDSETAQNRPPAFLQVCDWLYPLMCNQSPVLCCNTGVYMFPDTMSQIPGSYVGVVLSSELPAADRELFEDLLKQMSDLRIQVPGSHERVGLSSELPATERAHFEDKFKQMSGHKVQPSEASSDTVNLPQTVRIQPQPEGAENQKELPEWSEKVAHGILSGASWVSWGLIKGAEYTGKAIHKGASKLREHIQPEEKPLEVNPTVAKGLHVAKQATGGAVKVSQFLVEGVCSIASCVGKELAPHMKKHGSKLVPESLKKDKDGKSTFDGALVVAASGIQGFATVWQGLESAAKCIAKSVSTETVKTVKYKYGDDAGHATDNAVNSAINVGVTAFNIDNIGIKAVVKKTAKETGHAVLDEYNVLDDEDKKLH; the protein is encoded by the exons ATGGAACAACTGCAGGGTCCAGTTATGCAAGAAGATGCAAATATTAAAGCTATTAATGAAGAGTACAGGAAAGCCTTTATTTTTATCAATAAAGGACTGAATACAGATGAACTGGGTCAGAAGGAAGAGGCAAGAAGTTATTATAAGCAAGGGCTTGACCACTTGCTCCGAGGAGTTAGCATTCCATCGCAGGGCCCTGCATGTGTCGGGTCCCAGTGGGAGTCTGCCAGGCAAATGCAACAGAAGATGAGGGAGACGCTCCGAAATGTTCATGCTCGACTCGGCATTCTAGAACAAAACACCCCACCCGTACAAGCAAGTCCTGCTGCAATGGATGCCCCTGCTGGGGTGTCCAAGCTGTACCCATCCATTCCTTCCAAAGAAAAGCCAGAAAGACCCCCAGCCCCTAATTCTCTGTTCCTACCACGTCAGCCACCTGCAGCAGATGGAAGTGTTGCAACTGTGAGCCAGGGGCAAACTGGAGCTATGAGTCCATCATCTGCAAAACCTCTTTGTCTGCCAAATGAAGCACCTCCTGCCTATACTCCTCAAGCTACCAATGGCCATTTTACTGTGTCTTATGGCACAGACTCTGGGGAGTTTTCTTCTGTAGGTGAGGACTACTACAGTAAGTGTACTCAGCCACCTCCCCTTGAAAACCTGGGAGTGGATGCAGATGAGCTGATCTTGATTCCCCAAGGAGTACAGATATTCTTTGTGACTCCTGATGGGCAGGTTAGTGCTCCTTCGTATCCTGGATATCTACGCATTGTGAAGTTCTTGGATACAGATAGTGAGACGGCCCAGAATCGTCCACCTGCATTTCTTCAG GTTTGTGACTGGTTGTATCCTCTAATGTGTAACCAGTCTCCTGTTCTGTGCTGCAATACTGGAGTCTACATGTTCCCTGACACGATGTCCCAGATACCAGGGTCCTACGTGGGAGTAGTGCTGTCTTCAGAACTTCCAGCAGCTGACAGAGAGCTGTTTGAGGATCTCTTAAAACAGATGTCTGACCTTCGAATCCAA GTGCCAGGATCCCATGAGAGAGTAGGGTTATCTTCAGAGCTCCCAGCAACTGAGAGAGCGCATTTTGAAGATAAATTTAAACAGATGTCTGGCCACAAAGTCCAG CCTTCAGAAGCCTCTAGTGATACAGTTAACTTGCCTCAGACTGTACGTATCCAACCACAACCTGAAGGAGCAGAAAATCAGAAAGAGTTGCCAGAGTGGAGTGAGAAAGTTGCCCATGGAATCTTGTCAG GTGCATCTTGGGTAAGCTGGGGCCTAATAAAAGGAGCAGAATATACTGGCAAAGCTATCCACAAAGGAGCTTCTAAACTGCGAGAACACATTCAACCAGAAGAAAAACCTCTAGAAGTCAACCCAACTGTGGCAAAGGGACTTCATGTAGCAAAACAGGCTACAGGAGGAGCTGTGAAAGTCAGCCAGTTCTTAG TTGAGGGAGTGTGTTCCATAGCAAGCTGTGTCGGAAAGGAGCTGGCTCCACACATGAAGAAGCATGGCAGCAAATTAGTTCCAGAATCCCTTAAGAAAGATAAAGATGGCAAATCCACTTTTGATGGTGCTCTGGTGGTAGCAGCAAGTGGAATTCAAG GGTTTGCAACAGTGTGGCAAGGTTTAGAAAGTGCAGCGAAGTGCATTGCTAAAAGTGTTTCAACCGAGACTGTAAAAACTGTCAAATACAA